Part of the Rhodococcus sp. OK302 genome is shown below.
GTTCCGACGCTACCAAGACGTTGATCGAGCAGGCTGGCCCGCTGCTCGACACCCAGATCGTGAGCAGTGACGCAATCCGTTCGTGGACAACCGATCTGGTGACCTTCACGGATCAGCTTCGGGCCAGTGACCCGGATTTGCGGGCCATCATCCAGAAGGGGCCGGCGGCAGCGTCGGAGGCCAATGCCCTGTTGCAGGATCTTCAGCCGACACTGCCGATTCTCCTTGCCAATCTTGTCTCTGTCGGAGAAGTCGGTGTCATCTACAACAGCTCTATCGAGCAGATCCTGGTGATCTACCCGGCGCTGACTGCTGCGCTGGTCACCATTGCAGGATCCGGACCCGCGGCAGACGGAGCGTTGGTGGACTTCCACATGGCTGTCAACGACCCGCCGCCGTGCACTACCGGATTCCTGCCGGCCGACCAATGGCGCAGTCCCGACGACGAATCTCCCATCGATACACCGTCGGACCTGTTCTGCCAGGTTGCTCAGGACTCGCCGATCGCGGTGCGCGGACTCAGAAACCTGCCGTGTCAGGAGTACCCCGGCAGGCGCGCACCAACTGTGGAGCAATGCCGTACGGGCGGCTACACCCCGCTGGGAACCAACCCGCAGACAGGCCCTCCCGGCCCGATCACCGCCACCCCCAGTTCTGACACAACAGGGCCGACCGTCACGGCGCGTCGGTACGACAAGGCAACAGGCACGTACCTTGGACCCGACGGAAGAACGTACTCGCAGCCGAACCTCGGCGGCGGCGACGTAAGTCTTGAACAGTTCATGAAGGGTCAGCAGGGTTGATGACAGACGAAAATCCACAGGCCGGTCAGCGGGTGCGCCGTCGTGCATCCCGCAGTGCCGGACCGACGGGTGCGGATACGGACGCGGCATCGACGGTCGTGCCTGACAGCAAGCCGATAGAAAAGCCGGTTGAAGAGACCGTCGCAAGGTTGACTCTCCGGAAAGATGCGCCGCCGAAGGTCGAAGCTGCTGCTAGCGTGCCGGCACAGGTTTACCCGACGCTTCAGGAGCAGACACCAGTACCGGTAACAATCGTGCCTGCGCCGCGCAGTTCGCGAAAATTGGTCAGCGGGATAGTTCTTGCCTCGATCGCCGCGTTGGCGTTTGCTGCCGTGTCGGCGATGCTCCTGGTGGACCGAAACAATGCTTCCAACGCGGACGAAGAGCGCGCAGGCTACGTGGCCGGCGCTCGAACAACGGCGTTGAACCTGACCACTTTGCATTCCGATACGGCCGCTGCCGATCTCGACAAGTTCCTGGCGGGTACGACGAAGGAATTCCAATCGCAGCTCGACGGGCGTAAGGATTCGTTTATCAGTGTTCTCGGGCAGGTCGGTGTCCAGACGGATGGCGAGATCCTCGAAGCAGGTTTCGAGAAGTCTGACAGCGGCTGTGGAACGTCCCTCGTTGCCGTGAAGGCCATGCAGAAGAACAAAGACCAGCCGGAGCCTGAGGAACGCAACTATCGCCTGCGAATCACCATGTGCGATACCGATGGGCAACTCCTTGCCTCGAATGTGGAGTTCGTGCCATGACTCAGACAACGACAGAGTTTGCCCCAATTCCTTCGCCGTCCAGCCGAGTGTCGGTACTGACAATCGTCCTCTGCGTAATCAGTGCAGTGGCAATCGCTTTGGCCGCGGTATCGGCCTGGCTCTACTTCGGACCCGGCGGTGCCCGTGACATCGCGGCGATCGATCAAGCCCGAGCGGAAGTTACTCAGGTTTCCTCGGACCAAGCCGTCGCAATGTTCCAGTACGACCACAACAACGTGGACCAGCAGTTGCATGCGGCGACAGATGGATTGACCGGAGAATTTCAGAACACGTTCACCAAGTTGATCGAGTCTGCGATCATTCCCGGCGCGCAAGAGAAGGCGCTGACCGTCCAGGTGGTTGTGCAGGGTGCGTCAATTCTGGACGTGGGGCCCGATACGGCCACCACGATGCTGTTCCTCAACCAGATCACAACGTCGAAGGATTCACCCGAAGCCGTGGCAAGTGGCAGTCGCGTCAAGATGGGCTTGGAGAAGCAAGACGGTCACTGGCTTGTGAACAGCGTCCAACCGTTCTGACCGATACATGAAAGAACCCGGCCGAGAAGTTATCTCGGCCGGGTTTTCTCATGTGTACGAAGTCAGTGGTTCTCTTCGGCTTCGTTGGCCTCGTCAGGTGCGATCAGTGCCGGTCCGGCAGCGCCGCCGTGGGCAAGTGCGTCGAGGAACGAGCGGGCCCAGCGGTCCACGTCGTGGGTGAGCACCTGACGACGCAGCGCACGCATGTGGCGTCGACCGTCTTCCTTGGGCTGATTGAGAGCCTTCACCATGGAATCCTTGACGTCGTCAAGATCATGGGGATTGCAGAGGAATGCTTGGCGCAGTTCTGCTGCGGCACCGGTGAATTCGCTCAGCAGTAGCGCCCCGCCCAGATCGCTGCGGCAGGCCACGTATTCCTTGGCAACCAGGTTCATGCCGTCGCGCAGAGGCGTGACGAGCATGAGGTCAGCGGCAACGAAGAATGCGATCAGCTCGTCGCGGTCGACGGGTCGGTGGATGTAGTGGACAACAGGGCGTCCGACTTCACTGAACTCACCGTTGATGCGGGAAACCATCTGTTCGATGTCACCACGCATCTGGACGTAGCTTTCGACGCGCTCACGACTGGGCGTCGCCAACTGGATCATGACGGTCTCGGCTGGGTCGATCCGGCCGTCGATCAAGAGTTCGTGGAGAGCATTCAAACGGACGTCGATGCCCTTGGTGTAATCGAGGCGGTCGATGCCGAGCATGATGTTCTTGGGGTTGCCGATTTCTTTGCGAATCTGCTTGGCGCGGTCGCGAATTGCCTTGGAGCGTGACCGTTCGTCGAGCTTGCCGGAGTCGATGGAGATGGGGAAGGCACCGACGCGAACCGTGCGGAAACCCACCTGTACGACACCAAGTTTGGAGCGCACGCCGACATTGCCGCGTGAAGTCTGTTGTCCGGCAAGGCGCCTGGCGAGGAACAGGAAGTTCTGGGCGCCGCCGGGGAGGTGGAAGCCGATGAGATCGGCGCCCAGAAGGCCCTCGATGATCTCGGTGCGCCACGGCATCTGCATGAACAGTTCGACCGGCGGAAACGGAATGTGAAGGAAGAAGCCGATTGTGAGGTCGGGACGCAGCATTCGCAGCATCTTCGGTACCAGCTGGAGTTGGTAGTCCTGAATCCAGACAGTGGCGCCGTGGGCGGCGGCCTTGGACGTAGCTTCGGCGAAGCGTCGGTTGATCTCGACGTACGCGTTCCACCACTCGCGGTGATACTCGGGCTTGACGATGACGTCGTGGTAGAGCGGCCAGAGTGTGGCGTTGGAGAAGCCCTCGTAGTACTCGTTGATCTCGGTGGCGCTGAGCGGCACTGGGTAGAGTTCGAGGCCGTCTTCGACGATGGGGTCCATATCGGCGTCGGCAACGCCTGCCCAGCCCACCCAGGCGCCCTGATTGCTGCGCAGGATCGGTTCCAGTGCAGTCACCAATCCGCCGGGACTGCGCTTCCACCGTGTAGTGCCGTCGGGGAGTCGCTCGAGGTCTACGGGCAGGCGGTTCGCAACAACCACGAACTCGGCCTGCCCGGACACGGTCTTCTCCGGGGAAGGTGCACTTACGCTGTCAGAAGGGGTGGGGCTGGCCGATTCCGGACTGACAGACACGTGGTTCCTTCTCGTTGGGGAATAGGGAAAGACTCGGTCGAGACTCAGTCGACTTTGCTGACGGGGCTGATGCCGAGCATCGAGAGCAGCATCCTGCACTCGTCGGCATCCTCTGCGTAGGCAGCGACAACGCGCTGCGCCATGCGAGCGGTCTCTTCGGCCACGGTCTCGATTTCCTCGTCCGCGATCTCGACTTCGGTTTCGACGGTCGTGTTCTCAGACATCATGTTCCTCTCGGGGTTGCCTGCACGTCGCAGGCAATGGTTCTTACTTGCGACTCTATGAGAACTGGGCACGTCAACGCTAGTTGCTCATGTATTAGGGTCGACTTACTTGATTCGCCGCTCGGCGTTCTTGTTCCTGTCAATGCTTGGAGTTTCATGAGTTCGACCTCCGCCAGTACCGCCGTCGATTCGGGTGAATCCGACACCGGTAAACACAATGGTGCTGCGATCTTGCGACGAGTTCTGGTGCGCAACCGGGGACCGCTGGCCATCGGCACTGTGCTGGTTTGTGTCCATCAGCTCGCCGAAACCGCGGTGCCGATCTCGATCGGTGTGATCATCGATCGAGCAATCGAGACTTCGGACACCACTGCTCTCGTTGTCTCGATCTGTGCGCTCGGCATGCTGTTTCTGGTGCTCACCGCGGCCTGGAGGCTCGGTGCGAGGTTCATCGTGAAGGCGATGGAGGAGGAGTCGCATCGGCTACGGCTCGAAGTCGCTCACCGGATTCTCGATCCGCGAGGCGTGCGAACAGACCTGCGCGCCGGTGAACTGCTGACGGTGTCGACCTCCGACGCCGAGCACACGTCGTGGATCGCCGACATCGTCCCGCGGGCCGTTGCGGCATCGACCGCTGCGGTGGCGTCGGCCATCGCACTGCTGTGGATCGACATCCCCCTGGGGTTGGCCGTACTGATCGGCACTCCCGTCATTCTGGGTTTGCTGCAACGTGCTGCGCCGTTGATCACGTCTCGGGCAAAAGGGCAGCAGGAGTCGATTGCACGTGCGTCGGCGACGGCGACGGATCTGGTGAGCGGATTACGGCCACTTCGGGGAATCGGTGCCGAGGAATCCGCGTCGGAGCGGTATCGCAAAGTCAGTCGAGATGCCCTCGCCTCGACGATCGATACCGCGCGGGCAACCTCGATCTACACCGGGTTGTCGACCACGATCAGCGCGCTGCTCGCGGTCGCGATCGCCGGTCTTGCGGGCTACTTCGCGCTGCAAGGCAGGATCACCGTCGGTGAGTTGATCACCGTCGTCGGGCTGGCGCAGTTTTTCATCGAACCGCTCGGACTCCTTGCTTCGCTACCCGGCTATTTTGCGGTGGCCCGGGCGTCGTCGGACCGATTGGCCTTGGTCCTCGATGCCGAACCGATAGTGAAGGCGGGCTCGGTGACGGACCTCGACGGTACTGATCTGACGCTCGACGGTATCGAATTTCGCACGCTCGCCGGAGTTGATTTACATTGTGCAGCAGGTGAATTGCTGGGAATCGTCGCTTACCAGCCGCAGGATGGCGAAGCGTTGGCCGCGGTACTGTCCGGCCAATTGGCGTCGGACGAGTATCGAGGTTCGGTCAGCGTCGGCGGAGTGTCTCTGTCCGACATGGACTTGGCGCTTTCCCGGCGCACGGTTCTGGTGGAACCGCATATCTCCGATCTCTTCGGCGGCACTCTCGCATCGAATCTCAGGGCCGGCGGCGCACCTTCGGCAGATGTAACGAAAGCGTTGTCCGCGTCCGCGGCCGCAGACGTCGTCGATGCTCATCCCGACGGACTGGAACTCGAGGTCACCGATCGCGGAGCCAGCTTGTCCGGTGGCCAACGCCAGCGGGTCGCGTTGGCGCGGGCCCTGCTTACCCGGACGCCGGTGATGGTCCTGCACGATCCCACGACGGCAGTGGACGCCGTGACGGAGGCGTCGATCGCCGAAGGAATTGCGCGGCTGCGTCACGGACATCCGAGCAACGGGCAGAGCACCACGATCCTGATCACCAGCAGTCCGGCACTGCTGGCAGCGACGGACCGGGTGATCGTCCTGGACCGCGGAGTTGTGGCCTCAGTAGGTACTCACAACGAACTTGCCGCCACCGACGAGAACTACCGAGGAGCGGTGCTGCGATGACCACAACCGAACGCGAACTGCTACCGATTGCCAGTGGCCGTGAAACCTGGCGGTGGTTGCGTTCTGCACTCGCTGAACACCGAACCGCGGCCGTCCTTGCCGTCGCGGCCTCGACGGTGGCGTCGGCGATGGCACTGATCCCGCTCTACGTCTTCGGAGTACTCGTCGACCGGGTCCGTGAAAACGCGCCGACCTCGACCATCGTCGGAGTGGTCATCGTGATCGCCGCGGCCGCAATCGTCGGCGGAATTTTCACCGGCGTCGCGGCGTACCTGGTCAAACGACTTGGCGAGACGATTCTGGCAACGCTGCGTGAGCGGGCAGTCGGCCGTGCACTTCGGCTTCCGGTGCAGACTGTCGAGAAGGTCGGGACCGGAGACCTGCTGTCGCGGGTCGGCGACGACGTGGCAGTGATCGCGAGGGCTGTCGGCGACGTGATCCCGAGCCTGGTTTCATCCCTTCTCCTCGTAGCTCTGAGCATGCTCACCATGCTCGGTATCGACTGGCGGTTGGGGCTGGCCGGACTGGTGGCACTACCGATGTACGTCCTCGCTCTGAAGTGGTATCTGCCGCGCTCCGCCCCGATCTACGCGGCTCAGCGAGTGGCGATGGGGACACGGGCGCAGGCTTTGATCAGCAGCGTGCACGGAGTTCGCACTGTCCGCGCTTACGGGCTCGAGAAGGAGCATCTGGGCAGGATCGACGACGCGTCGGGGAAGGCTCGCGATCTGTCAGTAGGCGTCTTCGGCTTGTTCACCAGGTTTGCCGGCCGCGGCAATCGAGCGGAATTCGTGGGCTTGTCCGCGATCCTCGTCGTGGGATTTCTCCTGGTTCGCGGCGACATCGTGACCGTCGGCCAGACAACCACTGCGGCTCTGCTGTTCCACCGCTTGTTCAACCCGATCGGTGCCTTGTTGTACACCTTCGACGAAGTGCAGTCCGCCGGTGCGAGCCTTGCGCGTCTGGTTGGTGTTGTCGAGATTCCGGACACCGATCGCACGTCCGGTACGGGTTTCGTGCCCGCCGACGGTTCGCTGACGTTGGTCGACGTCCGGCACAGCTATGACGGCCGCGAGGTACTCCACGGAGTCAGTCTCACCGTGGCCGCGGGGGAGCGGGTGGCTCTGGTCGGTTCGACCGGCGCCGGCAAGACGACGGTTGCAGCCATCGCGGCCGGTTCGATAACTCCGACCTCGGGGAGTGTGTCGATCGGTGGTGTTCCGCTGTCTGGCGTCGACGACGTGCGACGTCACGTCGCCATCGTCAGCCAGGAAGTTCACGTATTTGCCGGACCGCTGATCGAGGACCTGCGCTTGGCCGCCCCCGACGCTTCGGACGAGGACATGGCGTCGGCGTTGAAGACCGTCGGCGCGGAGCAATGGGTAGCGGCACTGAGCGAGGGGGTCGAGACCGTCGTCGGTGAAGGCGGCCACGAGATCACCGCCGCGCAAGCGCAGCAGTTGGCGTTGGCGCGGTTGGTGCTGGTGGATCCAGCCGTTGCGGTGCTGGACGAAGCTACTGCGGAAGCGGGTAGCGCCGGCGCTCGCGAATTGGAATCAGCGGCAGACGCGGCGACGGCCGGACGGACGACTCTGGTTGTTGCGCACCGTCTTACACAGGCGGCAGCGGCCGATCGTGTGATCGTCCTCGAACACGGCCGGATCGTCGAGGAAGGCCCGCACCGCGAACTGGTGTCCGCGGGCGGTCGATATTCACAGTTGTGGGCCGCATGGGAAGGGCGCGAGACGCGCTAGGGTTGCGGCAAGCGGGGGCGCTTCGGTCAACCCACACCAGCATTGCGAACACGGTTTCAGAATATGAGGAGGAAGGCAGACATGACGGTCGCCACAATCAACGGAATCCCGATCAATTACCAGGTCAAGGGTGATGGGGATCTGGTGGTGCTCATCATGGGGACGGGCAGTCCGGGGCGTGTCTGGGACCTTCATCAGACTCCGGCGCTGGTTGCCGCGGGTTACCGCGTCTGCACGTTCGACAACCGCGGAATCGCGCCTTCCGGTGAGAGCACCAGCGGCATCACGATGCCTGACATGGTTGCCGACACCGCCGCACTGATCGAGCATCTGGGCGGTGGACCCGCCTTTGTGATCGGTACGTCGATGGGCGCCCGAGTGGCGCAGGAACTTACGTTGGCTCGTCCTGATCTGGTGCGCAAAGCTGTTTTCCTCGCGGGCCATGCCCGGATGGATCATTTCCAGCAGACCTTGTCCCAGGGCGAGCGTGAGTTGACGGACAGTGGCGTCGAACTGCCCGCAAAGTATCGTGCGGCGGTGACTGCGGTGATGAATCTGTCGCCCGCCACCCTGGCCGATGAACACGCGGCCCGCGACTGGATGGACATCTTCGAATTCACCGGCGGTGCAACATCACCCGGTGTTCGAGCGCAGCTCGCGATGGACCGTACCTTCGATCGCCGTCGGGACTACCGGGCAATCATGCGTCCGTGCCTGTCGGTTGCCTTCGCCGACGACCGGATGATTCCGCCCTACCTCTCGCGTGAGGTTGCGGACTGCATCGTGACTGCGACGTACGAGGAGATTCCGGATACCGGCCACTACGGGTACTTGGAGCGTCCGGATGCCGTGAACAAGGTGTTGATCGACTTCTTGGCTTCGTAAGACCATGCGCCGCAGGGCCGGACCCGTGATTCGGGTTCGGCCCTGCGGCGTTTCGGTTCAGCGGTTCAGCGGTTTAGGCCAGCGCGAGGAACAGCTTCTCGAGTTCTGCCTCGGTCAGCGGCTCCTGTGCGTCTGCGCCGTCGCCGGACAGGCATTCGCGTAGGCCACTGGCAACGATCTTGAATCCGGCGCGGTCGAGCGCCTTGGACACAGCCGCCAATTGGGTGACTACAGCCTTGCAGTCTCGACCGTTCTCGATCATCGAGATCACTCCCGCGAGTTGGCCGTGAGCTCGGCGCAGTCTGTTCAATACGAGCGCTTGGCTCTCTTCATCGCCGGTCATGATGGCCCTTTCTCGGATGTTTTGGCTCTGATCGTGAAGGATAGTGCTCGCTCAGCGAACGAAATCCTTCAGGATTAGAGCGCTTCGATGGCTGCGCGGAGTTTGACGGCCGCATCCGCTGCAACGGACTCCAAGCCCGCATCACCGGAAACCTGCACCATCAGGTCCGGGTTCATGGCTTCGACGAAAAACGAGTTCTCAGCCTCGGTGTCTTCTCTCACGACGACATTGCAGGGCAGCAGTAGCCCGATCTGTCGGTCGACTGTTACCGCGCGATGTGCGAGGGTCGGATTACAGGCGCCCAGGATGAGGTACTTCTCCATGTCCTCGCCCAGCTTGGCTTTGAGGGTGGCTTGCATGTCGATTTCGGTGAGGACGCCGAAACCTTGTTCCGACAGAGCCTGGCGCGTGCGTGCCACGACGTCGTCGAATGTTCCGCTGACCTTGGTGCCGATGGCGATGTCCATGGGAGTTTCTCCTTTGTCGTCTTAATTCCACCATACCCCCAGGGGTATGGTTCGTGCAGTGACTTCGGGTACACGACCTAGCCGTGCGAGAAGCTGATCTTCGGCAGGGCGCGTCGCAGCCATGCCGGTGACCACCAGGCGGCCTTGCCTGTCAGGCGCAGCATCACGGGCAGCAGGATCAGTCGAACCAGGACGGCATCCAGCAGAACTGCTACACCCAGAATGATTCCCATTTCTTTGGGAGGCAAGGGATCTGCCAGGGCAAAGGTAAAGAAGACTGCCACCATCACTGCAGCTGCGGCGGCGATGACGCGTCCTGAATGTGCGAGGCCGTCGATGTGAGCGATCTTCGGATCGCCGGTTCGCTCATAGTGCTCCTTCGCGCTCGCGAGTAGGAAGACGGTGTAGTCCATCGCGATGGCAAAGATCATGGCGAAGAAGAACACCGGACCCCAACCGTTCAAGAAGCCTTGTGGTTCGAAGCCGAGCAGGCCGGATCCGTGACCGTCCTGGAAGATCAGCTTTGCGACACCGAAAGCGGCGCCGGTGGACAGCAAGCTCACCAGCGTGCCGATGATCGCGATCAGTGGTGCCTGCAATGCAACCAGTAGCAACAGGAATCCGAGTGTCAGGATCACGGCGATCACGATCGGAAGATAGTCGTTCAACGCTTGCTGGAGATCGAGGTTCTCGGCCGGCGCGCCGCCGACCAGTGCGGATTCGGGCAGTTGTGCCCGTAGGTCGCCGACAATCTTCCCCATCGCATGATCCGAGGGATCAACACTCGGAACTGCTTGCAGCATAACCAGGTCGGATCCATCGGCGGCAGGCTGCGGAGGAGTGACCATCGCGACGCCGTCCACAGTTCCGGCGATGCGGGCAGTTTCGGGTGCGTCGTCGGGGGAGGTGATGATCTGCAACATGCCGGGTGCACCGTCGCCGAATTGCTCCTGTACCAGTTCGTAGCCCTGGCGGACCGGCGCGTCTTCGGGAACCACCGCGATGGACGGCATGGCGACCTTGAGGCCGAAGACCGGAATGATCAGCGCGATCAGGATGACCACAGCGCCGATTCCGAAAGGCCACGGGTGTCGGTGCAGTAGTGATGCCCACGACGCGAATAGTGGGGAACGGTGCTGCTGGCGTTTTGCGTACGGGAGGGATCCACCGTTGACCTTGGCGCCAATTTTTCCGAGGACAGCCGGTAGAAGCGTCAGAGTTGCGGCTAGGACGAAGATCACGGCGAGCATGATTCCCACGGCCATCGTGCGGACGGCCGGTGCGGGAACGATGAGAACTGCCGACAGGCTGACCAGGACTGTCAAGCCGGAGAGAACGACGGCTTTGCCTGCAGTGTCCATTGTTTCGGCCACGGCGGCCCTTGGATCGGGGTTTTTTGCGAGTGCGTCACGGAATCTGGCGACGAGGAAGAGTGCATAGTCGATGCCGAGGGCGAGAGCGAACATCATCGCAAAGTTCATGGCCCACACCGAAATCGGCGTGATCTCGTTGAGGATCACGAGTCCGCCCGCTGAGGCAACCAGGCCTGCCAGGGTCAGGAGGAGGGGCAATCCGGCTGCGACAAGGGAGCCGAATGCCAAGACCATGATCGCGAGAGTGACTGGCCACGACATCATTTCGGCTTTGATCATGGCCTCGTGATTGGCCTTGTTGAAGTCACTCCACAACGCTGATGCGCCGGTCGGGTAGACCTCGAT
Proteins encoded:
- a CDS encoding MCE family protein, translating into MMLTKFVRIQLVIFSVLTVIGLVVMATQYVRVPAMVGIGRYDVTVELASTGGLYKNSNVTFRGQTVGVVKSVELSSTGVNAQLSLDSSVKVPDDVDAAVKSVSAIGEQFVDLIPHTDSSGSIVVSGHLENGSVIPVDRTSTPQDVGEMLNQADLLLQSISDTKLKTVIDESFKAFNGAGPDLQKLIDSARLFVEEANNSSDATKTLIEQAGPLLDTQIVSSDAIRSWTTDLVTFTDQLRASDPDLRAIIQKGPAAASEANALLQDLQPTLPILLANLVSVGEVGVIYNSSIEQILVIYPALTAALVTIAGSGPAADGALVDFHMAVNDPPPCTTGFLPADQWRSPDDESPIDTPSDLFCQVAQDSPIAVRGLRNLPCQEYPGRRAPTVEQCRTGGYTPLGTNPQTGPPGPITATPSSDTTGPTVTARRYDKATGTYLGPDGRTYSQPNLGGGDVSLEQFMKGQQG
- a CDS encoding twin-arginine translocation pathway signal; this encodes MTQTTTEFAPIPSPSSRVSVLTIVLCVISAVAIALAAVSAWLYFGPGGARDIAAIDQARAEVTQVSSDQAVAMFQYDHNNVDQQLHAATDGLTGEFQNTFTKLIESAIIPGAQEKALTVQVVVQGASILDVGPDTATTMLFLNQITTSKDSPEAVASGSRVKMGLEKQDGHWLVNSVQPF
- a CDS encoding alpha,alpha-trehalose-phosphate synthase (UDP-forming); protein product: MSGQAEFVVVANRLPVDLERLPDGTTRWKRSPGGLVTALEPILRSNQGAWVGWAGVADADMDPIVEDGLELYPVPLSATEINEYYEGFSNATLWPLYHDVIVKPEYHREWWNAYVEINRRFAEATSKAAAHGATVWIQDYQLQLVPKMLRMLRPDLTIGFFLHIPFPPVELFMQMPWRTEIIEGLLGADLIGFHLPGGAQNFLFLARRLAGQQTSRGNVGVRSKLGVVQVGFRTVRVGAFPISIDSGKLDERSRSKAIRDRAKQIRKEIGNPKNIMLGIDRLDYTKGIDVRLNALHELLIDGRIDPAETVMIQLATPSRERVESYVQMRGDIEQMVSRINGEFSEVGRPVVHYIHRPVDRDELIAFFVAADLMLVTPLRDGMNLVAKEYVACRSDLGGALLLSEFTGAAAELRQAFLCNPHDLDDVKDSMVKALNQPKEDGRRHMRALRRQVLTHDVDRWARSFLDALAHGGAAGPALIAPDEANEAEENH
- a CDS encoding ABC transporter ATP-binding protein, which gives rise to MSSTSASTAVDSGESDTGKHNGAAILRRVLVRNRGPLAIGTVLVCVHQLAETAVPISIGVIIDRAIETSDTTALVVSICALGMLFLVLTAAWRLGARFIVKAMEEESHRLRLEVAHRILDPRGVRTDLRAGELLTVSTSDAEHTSWIADIVPRAVAASTAAVASAIALLWIDIPLGLAVLIGTPVILGLLQRAAPLITSRAKGQQESIARASATATDLVSGLRPLRGIGAEESASERYRKVSRDALASTIDTARATSIYTGLSTTISALLAVAIAGLAGYFALQGRITVGELITVVGLAQFFIEPLGLLASLPGYFAVARASSDRLALVLDAEPIVKAGSVTDLDGTDLTLDGIEFRTLAGVDLHCAAGELLGIVAYQPQDGEALAAVLSGQLASDEYRGSVSVGGVSLSDMDLALSRRTVLVEPHISDLFGGTLASNLRAGGAPSADVTKALSASAAADVVDAHPDGLELEVTDRGASLSGGQRQRVALARALLTRTPVMVLHDPTTAVDAVTEASIAEGIARLRHGHPSNGQSTTILITSSPALLAATDRVIVLDRGVVASVGTHNELAATDENYRGAVLR
- a CDS encoding ABC transporter ATP-binding protein, which translates into the protein MTTTERELLPIASGRETWRWLRSALAEHRTAAVLAVAASTVASAMALIPLYVFGVLVDRVRENAPTSTIVGVVIVIAAAAIVGGIFTGVAAYLVKRLGETILATLRERAVGRALRLPVQTVEKVGTGDLLSRVGDDVAVIARAVGDVIPSLVSSLLLVALSMLTMLGIDWRLGLAGLVALPMYVLALKWYLPRSAPIYAAQRVAMGTRAQALISSVHGVRTVRAYGLEKEHLGRIDDASGKARDLSVGVFGLFTRFAGRGNRAEFVGLSAILVVGFLLVRGDIVTVGQTTTAALLFHRLFNPIGALLYTFDEVQSAGASLARLVGVVEIPDTDRTSGTGFVPADGSLTLVDVRHSYDGREVLHGVSLTVAAGERVALVGSTGAGKTTVAAIAAGSITPTSGSVSIGGVPLSGVDDVRRHVAIVSQEVHVFAGPLIEDLRLAAPDASDEDMASALKTVGAEQWVAALSEGVETVVGEGGHEITAAQAQQLALARLVLVDPAVAVLDEATAEAGSAGARELESAADAATAGRTTLVVAHRLTQAAAADRVIVLEHGRIVEEGPHRELVSAGGRYSQLWAAWEGRETR
- a CDS encoding alpha/beta fold hydrolase, with translation MTVATINGIPINYQVKGDGDLVVLIMGTGSPGRVWDLHQTPALVAAGYRVCTFDNRGIAPSGESTSGITMPDMVADTAALIEHLGGGPAFVIGTSMGARVAQELTLARPDLVRKAVFLAGHARMDHFQQTLSQGERELTDSGVELPAKYRAAVTAVMNLSPATLADEHAARDWMDIFEFTGGATSPGVRAQLAMDRTFDRRRDYRAIMRPCLSVAFADDRMIPPYLSREVADCIVTATYEEIPDTGHYGYLERPDAVNKVLIDFLAS
- a CDS encoding metal-sensitive transcriptional regulator, yielding MTGDEESQALVLNRLRRAHGQLAGVISMIENGRDCKAVVTQLAAVSKALDRAGFKIVASGLRECLSGDGADAQEPLTEAELEKLFLALA
- a CDS encoding DUF302 domain-containing protein gives rise to the protein MDIAIGTKVSGTFDDVVARTRQALSEQGFGVLTEIDMQATLKAKLGEDMEKYLILGACNPTLAHRAVTVDRQIGLLLPCNVVVREDTEAENSFFVEAMNPDLMVQVSGDAGLESVAADAAVKLRAAIEAL
- a CDS encoding MMPL family transporter, whose product is MTMTITRNTDSAPPAAPPDEGILARLGRTMATNMRWVIGVWLIALVALGAAAPSVFTSLAGAGWQANGSESVQVRELAEQHFGGNSSAAVQVVVHSDTHQVTDPAMQQTLADATDLFTKDSRFGAVVAPQPGMTISPDGHTGILIAGANASTDAMVSAVDQLGKELTALSTDSIEVYPTGASALWSDFNKANHEAMIKAEMMSWPVTLAIMVLAFGSLVAAGLPLLLTLAGLVASAGGLVILNEITPISVWAMNFAMMFALALGIDYALFLVARFRDALAKNPDPRAAVAETMDTAGKAVVLSGLTVLVSLSAVLIVPAPAVRTMAVGIMLAVIFVLAATLTLLPAVLGKIGAKVNGGSLPYAKRQQHRSPLFASWASLLHRHPWPFGIGAVVILIALIIPVFGLKVAMPSIAVVPEDAPVRQGYELVQEQFGDGAPGMLQIITSPDDAPETARIAGTVDGVAMVTPPQPAADGSDLVMLQAVPSVDPSDHAMGKIVGDLRAQLPESALVGGAPAENLDLQQALNDYLPIVIAVILTLGFLLLLVALQAPLIAIIGTLVSLLSTGAAFGVAKLIFQDGHGSGLLGFEPQGFLNGWGPVFFFAMIFAIAMDYTVFLLASAKEHYERTGDPKIAHIDGLAHSGRVIAAAAAVMVAVFFTFALADPLPPKEMGIILGVAVLLDAVLVRLILLPVMLRLTGKAAWWSPAWLRRALPKISFSHG